From the genome of Rhineura floridana isolate rRhiFlo1 chromosome 7, rRhiFlo1.hap2, whole genome shotgun sequence, one region includes:
- the SYNPO2L gene encoding synaptopodin 2-like protein isoform X5 — translation MLLPHATKTIRAERHLIPMIGPVEHPVDEDLTTSYAEKAKQAKLHRSESMQEKNVKEAKTKCRTIASLLTDAPNPHSKGVLMFKKRRQRAKKYTLVSFGSVDEDRCYDEEDGVFPTSESEFDEEGFSDARSLTNHSDWDNTYLDIEKPKESPAHEQAQTQQGLSEASGRGAQLFEQQRQKAGKHIVEKVPPSPHEPEEQSSASTILQTCRVVRNEAPIPQKAEKAPLSIHLEAVQVSSQLPSPSPAQLQSPSGIFGGGGAQISPSTTGIFNRSARPFTPGFSGQRPMTSSVVFRPSVPRKSSERTAVPPFSPAFPETTVLPPTPLAMQPSSPASTSVSLYIPTAPSSVQLAGAGNPAEGKPPSNTARTSTASIYLSAPSKPAADAVATTSLPFPPSQAQEAASSTLYISPVPQQPLSQPYSQPFTVVAPAIPRPASEPFASREQRIAVPAPRTGILQEARRRSSKKPMFKSVEEKKKNSPNPELLSLVQNLDEKPKGDHHGAGFESGPEEDVLSLGAEACNFMQASGRKFKAPPPVAPKPQQSKASGGLVNGASSAHDISHLKGKGAELFAKRQSRMDKFVVEAAPTPVPKARTPSPTPSLPSSWKYSPNIRAPPPIAYNPLHSPFYPLAASRSQASKAESKVKKAPSQKSGIKAIDFMRHQPYQLKSAMFCFGEVPSSDVQASTRQTAQQSSLSFIPAKQVPVKTAKTYEIRRFSTPAPVSASGSLVPTVLAPRSATTLDEPVWRTEMTSISAPASPGPFQAPFPQYQSSPELNQACRGPSPSRPSSSSSFQVARPRFSAAQTGMQARVWRPGSGHP, via the coding sequence AGCTTCATCGCAGTGAGAGCATGCAGGAAAAAAATGTGAAAGAAGCCAAAACCAAGTGCCGAACCATTGCATCCCTGCTGACAGATGCGCCCAACCCCCATTCCAAAGGGGTCCTGATGTTCAAAAAGCGCAGGCAGAGAGCAAAGAAGTACACCCTGGTCAGTTTCGGAAGTGTTGACGAAGACCGCTGCTATGACGAAGAGGACGGCGTCTTCCCAACCAGTGAGTCTGAGTTTGACGAGGAGGGCTTCTCTGATGCTCGGAGCTTAACCAACCACTCAGACTGGGACAATACCTACCTTGATATTGAGAAGCCAAAGGAGTCTCCTGCACATGAGCAGGCCCAGACGCAGCAAGGCCTCAGTGAAGCCTCAGGCAGGGGGGCGCAATTGTTTGAGCAGCAGAGGCAGAAGGCTGGTAAACATATTGTGGAGAAAGTCCCTCCTAGTCCTCATGAGCCAGAGGAACAGTCCTCAGCTTCAACCATCCTTCAGACATGCCGTGTAGTGCGTAATGAAGCACCTATTCCACAGAAGGCAGAAAAGGCCCCACTGAGCATCCATTTAGAAGCTGTACAGGTGTCTAGCCAGCTGCCATCGCCCAGCCCTGCTCAGCTCCAGTCTCCATCTGGCATCTTTGGAGGAGGAGGTGCCCAGATCTCACCAAGTACCACAGGCATCTTCAACAGATCTGCTCGGCCTTTCACTCCTGGTTTTTCTGGGCAGCGTCCTATGACTTCCTCTGTTGTGTTCCGACCATCAGTGCCAAGGAAGAGCAGTGAGAGAACAGCTGTGCCTCCTTTCTCCCCTGCCTTCCCAGAGACCACTGTGCTTCCTCCCACTCCCTTGGCAATGCAGCCTAGCAGCCCAGCCAGCACCTCTGTATCTCTGTATATCCCAACTGCTCCATCATCAGTGCAACTAGCAGGGGCTGGAAATCCTGCGGAGGGCAAGCCACCTTCCAACACAGCCAGAACCTCCACGGCTTCCATATACCTATCGGCTCCCTCTAAGCCAGCTGCAGATGCCGTTGCTACTACATCCCTGCCATTTCCGCCTTCACAAGCCCAAGAGGCAGCTTCTTCCACTTTGTATATCAGTCCAGTCCCACAGCAGCCCCTCAGCCAGCCCTACAGCCAGCCCTTCACTGTTGTGGCACCAGCCATTCCGCGTCCTGCCTCTGAGCCCTTTGCCTCCAGGGAGCAGAGGATTGCGGTCCCAGCTCCCAGAACGGGAATCTTGCAGGAGGCTCGTCGACGAAGCAGTAAGAAGCCAATGTTCAAGTCTGtggaggagaagaaaaagaattCCCCAAACCCAGAGTTGCTGTCTCTGGTGCAGAACCTGGATGAAAAGCCCAAAGGAGACCATCATGGGGCAGGCTTTGAGTCTGGGCCCGAGGAAGACGTCCTCAGCCTGGGGGCTGAAGCCTGCAACTTCATGCAAGCATCAGGCCGGAAGTTCAAGGCCCCGCCTCCAGTAGCTCCTAAGCCACAGCAATCCAAGGCCTCTGGCGGACTGGTGAATGGGGCCTCTTctgcacatgacatatcccattTGAAGGGAAAAGGGGCAGAGCTCTTTGCTAAGCGACAGAGCCGCATGGACAAGTTTGTGGTGGAGGCGGCACCGACACCAGTCCCAAAGGCCAGAACCCCCTCCCCAACTCCTTCCCTGCCTTCCTCTTGGAAGTACTCCCCAAACATCCGTGCCCCACCCCCCATTGCTTACAACCCACTGCACTCCCCATTTTACCCCCTGGCCGCCAGCAGATCTCAGGCCAGCAAGGCAGAGAGCAAAGTGAAAAAGGCACCTAGTCAGAAATCAGGGATCAAGGCCATTGACTTCATGCGGCACCAGCCATACCAGCTGAAGTCTGCTATGTTCTGTTTTGGGGAAGTGCCGAGCTCTGATGTCCAGGCTTCCACAAGGCAGACAGCCCAACAGTCCAGCCTGTCTTTCATCCCTGCCAAACAAGTGCCCGTGAAAACAGCCAAGACCTATGAGATCCGCCGCTTCTCCACACCTGCCCCAGTGTCAGCTTCAGGCAGCCTGGTCCCTACGGTACTGGCTCCCCGCTCAGCCACCACATTGGATGAGCCGGTGTGGAGGACAGAAATGACCTCCATTTCTGCACCTGCCTCCCCTGGGCCCTTTCAAGCACCTTTCCCCCAATATCAAAGCTCTCCTGAACTCAACCAGGCATGCAGAGGGCCTTCCCCAAGCCGACCCTCATCATCCTCAAGTTTCCAGGTAGCTAGGCCCAGGTTCTCAGCAGCCCAAACTGGAATGCAGGCACGTGTCTGGAGACCAGGTTCTGGTCATCCATGA